A stretch of DNA from Bactrocera neohumeralis isolate Rockhampton chromosome 6, APGP_CSIRO_Bneo_wtdbg2-racon-allhic-juicebox.fasta_v2, whole genome shotgun sequence:
GAATTAatgatgtttatttttattatttgaagaattaataatcaataaaaaatttgaagaagtttaattTTCCTATTCGTTAGCAATTAATTTGAACATAAACACAAAACGGCAAATCCAGCTGCACCGAAActacaatattttgaattttgtctTGATTTTCATCGTCCAGTTTGTATTGCAACTctatgctaaagtggtccgatctggacaatttcttcggagattgtaccgttgccttgaaTATTAATCCActtcaaatttcgtgaagatatttcgaCAAATCCAAAAGTCTTCCATGCAAggatttgattccgatcgttcattttgtaATGCAGCTATATCCTTTATTGGTCCAATATCAGCGGATccaacaaatgagtagcttaTAGGGAAGAAAAAGAggggtgcaaaatttcacttcgtcaactcaaaaactgagggactaggtCACGAATATACACACACAGAAAGAAAGACAAACGCTCATGGCTAAAACTTAGCTCTTCACGCTTCACGCTCccttttaggtgttacaaacattttGACAAACTTTATATATCCTGTTTAGggtttacaaataaataattttattctaaaaCCAGTAAACgctattttatgaattttttgcaacatttcatataattttattaatacgaaattttaacaattattcGTTTCTTACACTTAGCAACTTTAATACCTCTTCTTTATATCTTCCCAAATTGTATTCATTTTCACCTTCATTTATAAGCAGCTCTACGGTTTGTGCAAAATCTTGACTGACTTTCAATTTCGCTGCGTCAGTAGGTATACCCCAATTTATTATTGCCTCTGCCGTTTGTTTTGACTTATTTCgttcaaaactataatattccaTATCGGCTTCCGATTTGTTATTTTCCCATGGTTCAGTAACAAATGATTCGTGATAGCAAGCAGTTAACAAATACATTGCATAATCATAGTTTTGTTTCCTCAAAGGACATCTATCCGCCACAATTGTTAGTATACCGGTGTTCGGGTTGTAACGATCACCAACTAAACGTAAAAATTTATCCTTTGCATGTGCATCAAATTTCAAATCTGACAACTTAATATTCAGTGTTACACGTCGAGCATCTGGATTGCGTATGGTGGGTAGAGCATGACAGTAATCTGTACTTTTAACTTTGATAGGAAAATGTTTTTCCCATTTTTCCGCGGACTCTAAACCTTTAGGCCATGgtgtacaaaattttttcaaagcttcACATTGTTGACGAATGGCCGGTGGTGTTAAATgtagaaaatttggaattttcatAAGCTCGGCATTGGCGAATTTAGATGGAGGTGCTGCACCCTTTTCTGTGTAACCTTGACGCAAAGGCAGCGGCACACTACTTGGTTGAAATGTACGTGGACCCGGCCACACAGCAGTCCAATCCTGATCCGTTGCCATTTTGAGATGACGAGGCGGCAGTGCTGCTTCTTTTTTGAATACACGACGTTTCTGTTGATCTGTTTGCTTAGCAGCACGCAAGTTGAGTACACGAAATTCTTAAGTGAAAAaagagtaatttttatttatattttacttttcaaaattcttaacGATTCTAACCTTCGTCGTTAAATTCATGCTTGGTACCAGCTGCTGGTTCCTCTTGTGTCCGACTGTATAGCCGTTTACCTGCAGCTGTGCTGGAATTACGTAAATTCCTCTCAAGCAGACGTGTCAAAGATGCCATTTTCTCTTACAATCGACCGTTCGTAAAAATCGTTAACTATTTCACTTACAAGTTATgcagtcattaattttttcagttaaatttgctaaaaattaatGCCGTAATAAAAGTAATGGTACTCAAAAGAAAAACATGTCAAAAGAATACCAGTGTTGTCATTTTAACGATTAGAATAGTGTTGCTTACACCTTATTGGATATTAACGCTAATGGCCCAACCACATTCAACTTTCGGCGGTCTGcctgaaaatttatattttaacaacAAAGCGAAGAAAACAAAGCcataaaaatgtcaacaaagcGTAAAAAGATAAAAGTTGCCCacaatttgctttgctttcctGCGTTCCCTTTCGATGTGAACGTACTCATACAAAAGCATACATCGAACTTTGCTGTCAAACCAAATGTCTGAAGCAAAGCGAAGCGAAAGTTCTATGTGAATTACCCATAGGATCCAGTATATGGGTTTCTGAACTAACTaatatatatactcatatataactatcatataataaatacgaacagaaaaacaaatatttttgagcaGTGAGTAATTTATCAATTATAAGTCGTTTGTTTTACAAATTGGAGAAAATACCGCCGATAACCCTATAATTTTTTGCGCAATAAAAGTGAAGAGTATACTTCATCAGCTGTTTTCTCTTATCAAtgttttattgtgttttaaaaaaatacatgttcatatgcaaataatatgaattttttcacGATCACTAAGGTTTGTTACGAGTAATTTTTAGCTTAGGAAAAGATAAAGGTATACAAATCCCAAGAACACTACAACCAACTGAACACTAAACCAAGACTAAAGAGTAGTATGGGATGGagataatttgttattattaaattgaTAAGATACAACAAGTGATATAGTAAGTGTAATTATCAGATTTTACAGCACGGTactcatataaataaaattctatatatgtatactttcttATTCTCAAAAGTCGTTGATTGCATTTTACTCATaagctcatatgtacatatatcggacTGTCCATTCGCAAAAGTTGTTAGTTGCTGTTTTCACTCGCATCAAGCGCATACATATTACGGTTTCTGTTTCCATAAAAAAAGCAGTTAAAAATATCTTGACTTAATTTTAGCATTTCTGCATATATTTATTCATACAAGATCAAAATGAGTAAACCAGACTTGGACAGACGTGTTCTCTCTATACAAAGTCACGTGGTACACGGTTATGTCGGGAATAAGAGTGCAGCATTCCCATTACAGGTAAAATATATGACCAATATAcagtatatagtatttataattGCTGAGTAAACATTTATAAACTTATAGGTATTGGGGTTTGAAGTTGACGCTATAAATTCTGTGCAGTTATCTAATCACACTGGTTACAAAGCCATTAAAGGGCAAATATTGCAAGAAAAGGAACTTGGTACGCAATAATTATCCCTTAAAaagttcaaagtgaaatttatacttatgtttttttttagttgaacTCTTTGAAGGATTAGAGGCCAATAACTTGCTACAATTTTACTCTCATTTACTAACGGGTTATACGGGTAATGGGTCATTTTTAAAACGAATTTCTTATATTGTAAAAAAGCTTAGGGAAATCAACCCCCGTTTGATATATGGTAAGCTATATCTAAATATCAGCAAAATGTCTTATTGAAAGCatgtttaaatgaatttaacatttatattACTAAATGTAGTTTGTGATCCTGTCATGGGCGATAACGGCAAAATGTATGTACCTGAAGATTTACTGCCAATTTATCGCGATGAAATTATACCTCTTGCCGATATAATAACTCCAAACCAATATGAAGTAGAATTGCTAACGGAAAAAAAGATTACTAACGAAGATGATGTTTGGTCGGCGGTTCAATGGTTTCATGACCGTGGTATCGAAACAGTGGTGATTTCTAGCAGTGAGCTAGGAAGAGAAAACGAGTTACGTGCTTTTCTAAGCAAGAAAAACGGCAGCcgctatataataaatattccacGTCAAGGAAACGGTATATCATTTACAGGTAATTAcggttaaaaatgttaaaatattgtaaatgatgtaaaaaatataactgaaaattgcaaatattattaattcttgcTACAATTTTAGGCACTGGTGACCTCTTTGCTTCGCTTTTCCTGGCACACAGTCACTCCACGAATGATTTGGGTGTCGCTTTTGAAAAAACGATAGCCTCATTGCAAGCTGTAATAAAACGCACACTTGAATCCATGCCCGAAGAAGTTTTGTCCGGCAAACGTAAAGTAACTGCACAAGAGTGTGAACTTAAATTGATACAAAGTAAAGGTGTTATTGAAAGCCCACTGGTAGTGCTAAAAGCACAACAAATTAAATAACCGTAGAGCCGTTTTTATGTTACCGGTTTAATGACACAGAGAACAAAAGCATTCAATCACTATGGTGTTTAACTGGCATTTTGAGTCTACACATTCGATTTAAAAACGTTTACAATGTTTATATATGATaattatatgtacgtatgcatgCTTGTTATTTGGTTGTACTTCGCattgttatattataatatttagaggacaataataaatgtaaaatattgtatgCAGAAAAAGAGAATTCCATTGAAAATCATTCAACCCAAATGTTCACGTAAAACGTTTATGTTGTCACTCTAATGTACACAACCAATTGCAATGACAATAAGTTTGTATATAAAAGCTTAACGTTGTGTAAATAGATGAGACTATTTTTAGAAGTGAACGAGTGACTAAGATGttccatttaatttcattaatattttacttgTGTGCTTTGCTTACGACCGCCTTGACTCAAGTCGTTGATGTTGAAAATGTGTCGCCAGCTGAAGCCTCCATTTTGCCGTATTCGCTTAAAGCACCTATTGGGAATGATAATGGTGGCCGATATAAACTCATGGCGGTTAATCCTTCAAACAGCAATCAAGGAGTTGAAAACGAGCTTATTGAACAGCACAACATCAATAGTCCACAAATCCGTCGGAATGAAGATACTTGGGACCGTATATCagttaattataaaaatcaattagCTGAAACAAAATCGCCTATAAATGAATTCGGTTACTTTAACCCGTATGTCGTTGCACCGCATACGTTGCATTCTGATATGAACCATTTCGGTGTTGGCACTGTTGCGGCGTCTCTACCAGTTTCACTGCTGTTGGCCCTTAATCTTGGtatgcttttatattttatcgTTAATACTGTGTCGGTGTTGGCGGCCAATGCGTTGGGTACGGCTTTTCGACCACCTTATAATATGCACGAATACCACAGACGAGATGAATatagcaataaatataattaacgcGAGTATCACACACGAGATGAATATAGCAATATACATGTATA
This window harbors:
- the LOC126761314 gene encoding 28S ribosomal protein S35, mitochondrial; its protein translation is MASLTRLLERNLRNSSTAAGKRLYSRTQEEPAAGTKHEFNDEEFRVLNLRAAKQTDQQKRRVFKKEAALPPRHLKMATDQDWTAVWPGPRTFQPSSVPLPLRQGYTEKGAAPPSKFANAELMKIPNFLHLTPPAIRQQCEALKKFCTPWPKGLESAEKWEKHFPIKVKSTDYCHALPTIRNPDARRVTLNIKLSDLKFDAHAKDKFLRLVGDRYNPNTGILTIVADRCPLRKQNYDYAMYLLTACYHESFVTEPWENNKSEADMEYYSFERNKSKQTAEAIINWGIPTDAAKLKVSQDFAQTVELLINEGENEYNLGRYKEEVLKLLSVRNE
- the LOC126761315 gene encoding pyridoxal kinase isoform X1, translating into MNFFTITKIKMSKPDLDRRVLSIQSHVVHGYVGNKSAAFPLQVLGFEVDAINSVQLSNHTGYKAIKGQILQEKELVELFEGLEANNLLQFYSHLLTGYTGNGSFLKRISYIVKKLREINPRLIYVCDPVMGDNGKMYVPEDLLPIYRDEIIPLADIITPNQYEVELLTEKKITNEDDVWSAVQWFHDRGIETVVISSSELGRENELRAFLSKKNGSRYIINIPRQGNGISFTGTGDLFASLFLAHSHSTNDLGVAFEKTIASLQAVIKRTLESMPEEVLSGKRKVTAQECELKLIQSKGVIESPLVVLKAQQIK
- the LOC126761315 gene encoding pyridoxal kinase isoform X2; protein product: MSKPDLDRRVLSIQSHVVHGYVGNKSAAFPLQVLGFEVDAINSVQLSNHTGYKAIKGQILQEKELVELFEGLEANNLLQFYSHLLTGYTGNGSFLKRISYIVKKLREINPRLIYVCDPVMGDNGKMYVPEDLLPIYRDEIIPLADIITPNQYEVELLTEKKITNEDDVWSAVQWFHDRGIETVVISSSELGRENELRAFLSKKNGSRYIINIPRQGNGISFTGTGDLFASLFLAHSHSTNDLGVAFEKTIASLQAVIKRTLESMPEEVLSGKRKVTAQECELKLIQSKGVIESPLVVLKAQQIK